A single Caldisericum sp. DNA region contains:
- a CDS encoding (2Fe-2S)-binding protein has product MKEVNINFKLNGKDYNLTVPSNLTLLQIIREKLGITGTKRGCGKGECGACTVIFNGRTVTSCLVLAPKVDGAEVITVEGIGTYENPHPIQKAFVEEGAVQCGFCTPGFVVSTYYLLSKNPHPTEEDIRDGLSGNLCRCTGYIKIINAVKKASEELNG; this is encoded by the coding sequence TTGAAAGAAGTGAACATCAATTTCAAACTTAACGGAAAGGACTACAACCTCACAGTCCCTTCGAACCTTACTCTCCTTCAGATCATTCGTGAAAAACTTGGTATAACCGGGACAAAAAGAGGCTGTGGAAAAGGAGAATGTGGTGCCTGTACCGTTATATTTAATGGGAGAACTGTAACATCCTGCCTTGTGCTTGCACCTAAAGTGGATGGGGCAGAAGTTATTACTGTTGAAGGCATTGGAACTTATGAAAATCCTCATCCAATCCAAAAGGCGTTTGTGGAAGAGGGGGCAGTCCAGTGTGGCTTCTGCACACCGGGTTTTGTTGTTTCAACATACTATCTTCTTTCTAAAAACCCTCATCCAACAGAGGAAGATATTAGAGATGGTCTATCTGGGAACCTCTGCAGGTGCACAGGCTACATTAAGATTATAAATGCAGTTAAAAAGG
- the preA gene encoding NAD-dependent dihydropyrimidine dehydrogenase subunit PreA, with protein sequence MFKKVDISIDFLGIHLDSPFILSAAPPTDELEMAERGLEEGWAGVILKTTSVEGNPVDLKNPMMSSFGPMSKKVVGLGNIDLISHHHIDVVEERVKYLKKKFPNKMIAASIMGASKEDWQTLVWRLKKAGADLIECSFSCPQGSMGEEPGKMLAQSIEATEKVTRWVKEAADTTPVLIKITPQVTDIVEVAKAVKRGGADGITASNTIPSLLGVDIYTFEPYPTLFGEGAYSGLSGPAIKPITLRTIAEIAKNVDIVISGNGGAFNWRDAVEFMAVGASNVQFCTLPMHYGFRTIRDLKSGLEHYLKEMGFSSPMEIVGKALKNIKNQEELVKPETRSEIDLDKCIGCGVCYVACNDGGHMAISWDSVNRKPSVNEDKCTGCAMCMQVCPVDAIRMREKLDSKVHYFAERR encoded by the coding sequence ATGTTTAAGAAAGTTGATATATCAATTGATTTTTTAGGCATTCACCTTGATTCTCCTTTTATTCTTTCCGCTGCACCCCCAACTGACGAGCTTGAGATGGCGGAGCGTGGGCTTGAAGAGGGCTGGGCAGGAGTTATTCTTAAGACAACATCCGTTGAAGGGAACCCCGTTGATCTTAAAAACCCGATGATGTCCTCTTTTGGTCCAATGAGTAAAAAGGTCGTTGGGCTTGGAAATATCGACCTCATATCCCATCACCACATCGATGTTGTTGAAGAGCGTGTAAAATACCTTAAGAAGAAGTTCCCAAACAAGATGATTGCAGCATCCATTATGGGCGCATCCAAAGAAGACTGGCAAACGCTTGTTTGGAGGCTTAAGAAGGCAGGTGCAGACCTTATTGAGTGTTCCTTCAGTTGTCCTCAGGGAAGTATGGGCGAAGAGCCAGGAAAAATGCTTGCCCAGAGTATTGAGGCAACCGAAAAAGTCACTCGCTGGGTAAAAGAAGCAGCCGATACAACACCAGTCCTCATAAAGATTACCCCTCAGGTTACTGATATTGTTGAGGTTGCAAAGGCAGTAAAAAGAGGCGGTGCGGATGGTATCACTGCTTCAAATACGATACCTTCTCTTCTTGGTGTTGATATATACACATTTGAGCCATATCCAACCCTATTTGGCGAAGGTGCGTATTCAGGACTTTCAGGTCCTGCAATTAAGCCTATCACATTGAGGACAATCGCAGAGATTGCAAAGAATGTTGACATTGTCATATCTGGAAATGGTGGTGCATTCAATTGGCGCGATGCAGTTGAGTTTATGGCAGTAGGTGCTTCAAATGTCCAGTTCTGCACACTTCCAATGCACTACGGCTTTAGAACGATAAGAGACCTGAAGAGTGGCCTTGAGCACTACCTTAAGGAAATGGGATTCTCAAGTCCAATGGAGATAGTTGGAAAGGCTTTGAAGAATATAAAGAACCAGGAGGAACTTGTAAAACCTGAAACGAGGTCTGAAATTGACCTTGATAAGTGCATTGGCTGTGGTGTTTGCTATGTTGCATGTAATGACGGCGGTCATATGGCAATTTCTTGGGATAGCGTTAACCGTAAGCCATCTGTGAATGAGGATAAGTGCACTGGTTGTGCAATGTGCATGCAGGTTTGCCCTGTTGATGCAATAAGAATGAGAGAAAAGTTAGATTCCAAGGTGCATTACTTTGCGGAAAGAAGGTGA